In one Engystomops pustulosus unplaced genomic scaffold, aEngPut4.maternal MAT_SCAFFOLD_794, whole genome shotgun sequence genomic region, the following are encoded:
- the LOC140112448 gene encoding uncharacterized protein: MDQDRPRHRRPDKALYVPKARRNVVDNERVGTDQTSASSNKTPIQERYRNTKENHRTTGLESGDHQNSRFSRSSTTKAEPIDRGVATEANDSFGETFHSLSIDEKTTTLASSESCSTAPRIDSTSPKQTEPSLARLTTAGDCPRKQSDHRRKGGEETWAEKDRARRKVQPKRKSQPRKSENPADSLQGKEDLARLSSSAEPRVCNEDNLGFPSNTVDNSWECKAENIDATTVQQSNILLPGTDSAEVICVSDTTKVPSGPGSVLESNADNTLSHEKQENITERKLDLAAVIAEEERGDVCTARLDGGCPHEDIGAGLDGLHTSLLMEGPSRPHGFGETDAVELVAGREGIGDSIETIEPIVNHNMDSLDTDLRLAELSPSPAVMLVDPIPEAIKDVAPALAEVAEEVPTYKGMDALPEPCIMADNAEHNRGIVLDCSLTGTDCLSEGHSHPGKEQGSTNLGTTEKMSQSEASGAEEESWDSLFTDDGDCLDPHHLEELTLREGDGDGGKQSRYNYYDYDPKEPDMDDPELSHVIEIYDFPAEFKTEDLLRAFSSYQKKGFDVKWVDDTHALGVFSSPITARDALSSKNPMVKVRPLSQATRASRAKARSCAGKRRRL, translated from the exons ATGGATCAAGACCGACCTCGACACCGGAGGCCCGATAAAGCTTTATATGTGCCAAAGGCTCGACGCAACGTGGTAGACAATGAAAGAGTCGGCACCGACCAAACCTCGGCATCGTCCAACAAAACTCCAATCCAGGAGCGATACCGGAACACCAAGGAGAACCATCGTACCACTGGTTTAGAGAGCGGAGACCATCAAAACTCCAGGTTCTCAAGATCGTCCACTACAAAGGCTGAGCCTATCGACCGGGGCGTCGCAACTGAAGCAAATGATTCGTTTGGCGAAACTTTTCATAGCTTGAGCATCGATGAGAAGACAACAACATTGGCTTCAAGTGAAAGCTGCTCGACTGCTCCACGCATTGATTCCACCTCCCCGAAACAGACTGAACCCTCACTAGCCCGGCTCACCACTGCCGGAGATTGTCCGAGAAAACAGTCCGACCACAGGAGAAAAGGGGGAGAGGAAACGTGGGCAGAAAAAGATAGGGCCAGACGGAAAGTACAGCCCAAGAGAAAGTCCCAGCCTCGGAAATCTGAGAACCCTGCCGACTCTTTACAAGGGAAGGAAGACTTAGCGAGGTTATCCAGCAGCGCGGAGCCGCGTGTATGCAATGAGGACAATTTAGGTTTCCCATCTAATACCGTAGATAACAGCTGGGAATGCAAAGCAGAGAATATAGACGCCACCACCGTACAGCAGAGCAACATCTTATTACCCGGCACAGATAGTGCGGAGGTAATCTGTGTAAGTGACACTACTAAAGTCCCATCTGGACCTGGCTCGGTCTTGGAAAGCAATGCAGATAACACGCTCTCGCATGAAAAGCAAGAAAATATTACAGAGAGAAAATTAGATCTCGCTGCTGTTATAGCAGAGGAGGAGCGCGGTGATGTCTGCACGGCAAGGCTCGATGGTGGTTGTCCGCATGAGGACATCGGGGCTGGGTTAGATGGCTTGCATACTTCTCTATTAATGGAGGGCCCAAGTAGACCTCATGGATTTGGGGAGACGGATGCGGTTGAGCTGGTGGCTGGCCGGGAGGGTATTGGTGACTCAATAGAGACGATAGAACCCATTGTAAATCACAATATGGACAGTTTAGATACAGACTTACGACTGGCAGAACTATCGCCCTCACCTGCGGTGATGTTGGTAGATCCCATTCCAGAGGCCATAAAGGACGTGGCTCCTGCTTTGGCAGAAGTTGCAGAGGAGGTGCCCACTTATAAGGGCATGGACGCTCTCCCTGAGCCTTGCATAATGGCGGATAATGCCGAGCATAACAGAGGGATAGTCCTGGACTGTTCATTGACCGGAACGGACTGTTTATCGGAAGGGCATTCACACCCTGGGAAGGAACAAGGCAGCACAAACTTGGGAACCACTGAGAAAATGTCCCAGAGCGAGGCCAGCGGGGCTGAGGAAGAGAGCTGGGATTCTCTCTTTACTGATgatggagattgtcttgaccctcACCATTTGGAAGAG CTGACCTTAAGAGAGGGGGATGGAGACGGCGGGAAGCAATctagatataactactatgactATGATCCTAAGGAGCCGGATATGGATGATCCGGAGCTGTCACATGTCATCGAGATCTATGACTTCCCCGCAGAGTTTAAGACTGAGGACCTACTCCGCGCCTTCTCCAGCTACCA